In the Malaya genurostris strain Urasoe2022 chromosome 1, Malgen_1.1, whole genome shotgun sequence genome, one interval contains:
- the LOC131425447 gene encoding uncharacterized protein LOC131425447, which produces MKILVVLVCIAVVSARPEAPIQGYNYARPAVFPSGAASQAQSQSFAVSSSFQAAAAPQYHAPIPAPAPQYHAPAPQYQAAPAIQSSGFGSAISSSGAHAQSFAPQQTVVQKHIYVHVPPQEPEEQRFHQAVSQGVARKHYKIIFIKTPNVQPSAAQIALQQAQQEEKTIVYVLVKKPEEQAEINIPQLAPLPPSKPEVYFIKYKANREHGGAGAASSAFGSGAAFDSSIGSSSVSSGAVSSASSGSLPHTEYGAPGGHPGYQ; this is translated from the exons ATGAAGATTCTAGTG GTTTTGGTCTGCATAGCCGTCGTATCGGCTCGACCTGAAGCACCGATCCAAGGATACAACTATGCACGACCGGCAGTGTTTCCCTCCGGTGCAGCATCACAGGCGCAATCGCAGAGCTTCGCGGTGTCCAGTTCGTTCCAGGCTGCAGCGGCTCCTCAGTATCATGCACCAATTCCAGCACCAGCTCCTCAGTATCATGCACCAGCTCCACAGTACCAAGCGGCTCCAGCAATCCAATCGTCCGGTTTCGGATCGGCTATTTCTTCCTCCGGTGCCCATGCTCAGTCATTTG CTCCCCAGCAGACCGTCGTCCAGAAGCACATCTATGTTCACGTTCCGCCACAGGAGCCGGAGGAGCAGCGTTTCCACCAGGCAGTGAGCCAAGGAGTCGCTCGTAAACACTATAAGATCATTTTCATCAAGACACCGAACGTGCAACCTTCGGCAGCTCAGATTGCTTTGCAACAGGCCCAACAGGAAGAGAAGACCATCGTCTATGTGCTGGTGAAGAAACCCGAGGAACAGGCCGAAATCAACATCCCACAATTGGCTCCACTGCCACCGAGCAAACCGGAGGTGTACTTCATCAAGTACAAGGCCAACCGAGAGCACGGTGGAGCTGGTGCAGCTTCCAGCGCTTTTGGTTCGGGAGCCGCCTTCGATTCGTCGATTGGATCATCATCCGTTTCATCCGGAGCGGTGTCGTCCGCTAGCAGTGGCA GTCTGCCGCACACGGAATACGGTGCCCCCGGTGGACATCCCGGATACCAATAA